Genomic DNA from Niabella ginsenosidivorans:
ACCAGGAGCTAAAGAAAAATATTGCAGCTACTATCGGAAAGGATTTTATATATGAACTGATACAAATAAAAAATAAGAATCGTATAGGGGTTTGCGAAGCTTATAACCAGGGGCTGGAGGCAGCAAAATACCCCCATGTTCTTTTCCTGCACGAGGATCTGGTCTTTAATACAAACAGTTGGGGATCGATCCTGTTAAATATCTTTGAAGCCGATAAAAAGATCGGGCTCATAGGCATTGCTGGCGGAACCTGTAAAACAAAGGCCCCCGCTCCATGGTGGGAGATCAACGAGGCGAACAAATATATATTTGTCCGCCACGGGGGCAAAAATAAAAATGAACTGATCCGGTTGGGCTTTGGCAGGCAGACCAGGGAGCATATTGTAAGAGTCTTGTCTGTCGATGGGGTATTCATCGGCCTAAGAAAATCAACAAACCTGCGGTTTAATGAGCAGCTAAAAGGGTACCACCAATATGACCTTGGCATATCAATGGACGCTTATATAGGAGGCTATACTGCTGTTTGCACAGACCTGATAGATATTACACATTATTCTGCCGGGAATGTTGACAAAAGCTGGATTGAAACCGCTGACGTCTTTTTCGATCTCTATGGCCGGTATTTACCAATCACCATTGCAGATGATATTACGGTAAAACAAAGAAAGCAACTGGAAAAGAAAAACTATACGGTATTTATTAACCGGGCATTAGAAGCCGGATTAAAAAGCATTGCGAAAAAATACTGGTGGCATCTTTTTTGGCTGAAGCCATTATCCGGAAAAACTTTTGCGCTTTTAAAAAAGATCCTGAAAAAATAAAAGTATCAAACTAACCAAACCATTTTTTTAAAACCTCCAGAAAAGCATAGCCGTTAATAGAATCCGGTTCCACATAATTCCCTTCGGCCCATTCATTCCAGGATTTTAAGATAACCAACCGCTCGCTCCTGTTCCTGCAGTTGATATAATCAACTGCTTTGCGGATTTGCACTTCAAATAATTCAGGCGTCGCGTTTTCAATCACTACTCCGTTTTGGCCGCTTCGGGGGGTGTTATCCCAGTTAGGCAATATCATGGGATAGATATCGCCCTCCTGCTCTTCAAACAAAACCTGTTTTACGATCCTGCGCTGATCAACACGGGTTACACCCCGGTAGCTGCGATCTAAAAAAAGTCTGTAAAAAAAACGGCCGAGCTTCTTATGCAGCCGCTGTCTGGACTTTCGCATTAGCCGGTATTGCACTTTATGGTAGGCAAAAGAGACTCTCCCATCGAAACCAGCCTGTACAAAATCCCAATCATCTGTCGTAATATTGGAAGCCAGGATATACAGGCCGCCCAATCCCCTCCTGACGGCTTCAGCCCTTAACTGATCCGTATATTGCTTACTGTCCGGAAGATCAAGTGCATCATAGATCATGAACAGGGGGAGCCCATTAACGCGGATATACCTTGGATCCTTAAAGAGCTTTTCCAGATAATCAAAATGCTGCACAATATCTTCATCACCGGGGTATTCCTGTTTAATTAATACCTTGTCGGGCACGCCATGCCAGAT
This window encodes:
- a CDS encoding glycosyltransferase — encoded protein: MLSIVVSSYKEHLYQELKKNIAATIGKDFIYELIQIKNKNRIGVCEAYNQGLEAAKYPHVLFLHEDLVFNTNSWGSILLNIFEADKKIGLIGIAGGTCKTKAPAPWWEINEANKYIFVRHGGKNKNELIRLGFGRQTREHIVRVLSVDGVFIGLRKSTNLRFNEQLKGYHQYDLGISMDAYIGGYTAVCTDLIDITHYSAGNVDKSWIETADVFFDLYGRYLPITIADDITVKQRKQLEKKNYTVFINRALEAGLKSIAKKYWWHLFWLKPLSGKTFALLKKILKK
- a CDS encoding glycosyltransferase WbsX family protein, with the translated sequence MNAEKNNNGAIKCLAFYLPQYHPIPENDLWWGKGFTEWTNVTKARPLFRGHRQPVFPADLGYYDLRVPEVREAQAKMAREHGVHGFIYYHYWFGNGKQLLERPLNEIVDMQAPDFPFCICWANQTWSGIWHGVPDKVLIKQEYPGDEDIVQHFDYLEKLFKDPRYIRVNGLPLFMIYDALDLPDSKQYTDQLRAEAVRRGLGGLYILASNITTDDWDFVQAGFDGRVSFAYHKVQYRLMRKSRQRLHKKLGRFFYRLFLDRSYRGVTRVDQRRIVKQVLFEEQEGDIYPMILPNWDNTPRSGQNGVVIENATPELFEVQIRKAVDYINCRNRSERLVILKSWNEWAEGNYVEPDSINGYAFLEVLKKWFG